A portion of the Haemophilus influenzae genome contains these proteins:
- the ftsW gene encoding putative lipid II flippase FtsW codes for MEFLQNIKKNYDEWTRITPQGLLYDRALFWLFVILLLIGLVAVTSASIPYSSRLFNDPFYFAKRDAIYVLLSLLTCYISLQISSSQWEKWHAKIFLFSVILLLLVPFIGTSVNGAKRWISLGILNFQPAEFAKLALTCFLASYFTRRYDEVRSRHVSIFKPFIVMLVLGCFLLLQPDLGSTVVLFIIMSGMLFIVGAKILQFVGLIALGGILFVWLVLTASYRLKRFIGFLEPFKDPYGTGFQLTNSLIAFGRGEITGEGLGNSIQKLDYLPEAHTDFIMAIIGEEFGFIGILIVILLLGLLIFRAMKIGRESLMLEQRFRGFFALGIGFWIFFQGFVNLGMALGILPTKGLTFPLVSYGGSSIIIMSATIGILLRIDHENRLFRIGQARLRDD; via the coding sequence ATGGAATTTTTACAGAACATCAAAAAAAATTACGATGAATGGACACGCATCACACCGCAAGGTTTGTTGTATGATCGTGCACTATTTTGGTTATTTGTTATTTTGCTTTTAATTGGTTTAGTGGCAGTAACATCTGCTTCTATTCCTTATAGCTCTCGTTTATTTAATGATCCTTTTTACTTTGCAAAACGCGACGCTATTTATGTGCTACTTTCTTTGCTCACTTGTTATATTTCATTACAAATTTCTTCTTCGCAATGGGAAAAATGGCACGCTAAAATTTTTTTATTTTCTGTCATATTATTATTGCTTGTCCCTTTTATCGGTACATCGGTTAATGGCGCAAAACGTTGGATTTCATTGGGGATCTTAAACTTTCAACCTGCAGAATTTGCAAAATTGGCTTTGACTTGTTTTTTAGCAAGTTATTTCACTCGTCGTTATGATGAAGTGCGGTCGCGACATGTTAGTATTTTTAAACCGTTTATTGTTATGCTTGTATTGGGTTGTTTTCTTTTATTGCAACCTGATTTAGGTAGTACAGTCGTGCTATTTATTATTATGTCTGGGATGCTTTTTATCGTAGGGGCGAAAATTTTACAGTTTGTAGGATTGATAGCATTAGGTGGAATCTTATTCGTTTGGCTAGTATTGACCGCCTCTTATCGGTTAAAGCGATTTATAGGTTTTTTAGAACCCTTTAAAGATCCTTATGGCACTGGTTTCCAATTAACAAACTCTCTTATAGCATTTGGGCGGGGAGAAATTACTGGCGAAGGATTAGGTAATTCAATTCAAAAATTAGATTATCTGCCTGAAGCACATACCGATTTCATTATGGCGATTATCGGCGAAGAATTTGGATTTATCGGTATATTGATTGTTATTCTTTTATTAGGTTTATTAATTTTTCGTGCAATGAAAATTGGACGAGAATCCTTAATGTTAGAACAACGTTTTCGAGGTTTTTTTGCATTAGGTATTGGTTTTTGGATTTTCTTTCAAGGCTTTGTGAATTTAGGTATGGCTCTTGGAATACTACCAACTAAAGGTTTAACCTTTCCACTCGTGAGTTATGGTGGTTCGAGTATTATCATTATGTCCGCCACTATTGGTATTTTATTGCGAATTGATCACGAAAATCGTTTATTTCGTATAGGTCAAGCACGCTTGCGTGATGATTAG
- the murD gene encoding UDP-N-acetylmuramoyl-L-alanine--D-glutamate ligase has protein sequence MNAYQNKNITIIGLGKTGLSCVDYLLSQQANIRVIDTRKNPTGIDKLPQNIPLHTGSLNQEWLLESDMIVISPGLAVKTPEIQTALKAGVEVIGDIELFCRAATKPIVGITGSNGKSTVTTLVYEMAKAAGVKVGMGGNIGIPALSLLNEDCELYVLELSSFQLETTYSLKAAAATILNVTEDHMDRYMDLEDYRQAKLRIYHNAKVGVLNNEDRLTFGENENQAKHTVSFAENSADYWLKTENGKQYLMVKDEVILPCEEATLVGRHNYMNILAATALAQAIGINLDSIRAALRHFKGLDHRFQLAHQANGIRWINDSKATNVGSTVAALAGLYIEGKLHLLLGGDGKGANFSELAELINQPHIICYCFGRDGALLAKFSSQSYLFETMEQAIEFLRPTLQSGDMVLLSPACASLDQFASFEKRGEEFTHLAQYSV, from the coding sequence ATGAATGCCTATCAAAACAAAAATATTACGATCATTGGGCTTGGCAAAACAGGTCTTTCTTGTGTGGATTATCTCTTATCCCAACAGGCTAATATTCGTGTGATTGATACTCGAAAAAATCCTACTGGTATTGATAAACTTCCTCAAAATATCCCTCTTCATACTGGTAGTTTAAATCAGGAATGGTTACTTGAAAGCGATATGATTGTTATTAGCCCAGGGCTTGCGGTAAAAACACCAGAAATTCAAACCGCACTTAAAGCGGGAGTGGAAGTAATCGGCGATATTGAATTATTCTGCCGCGCAGCGACAAAGCCAATTGTGGGGATTACAGGCTCAAATGGTAAAAGTACTGTGACGACTTTAGTTTATGAAATGGCGAAAGCTGCTGGCGTGAAAGTTGGTATGGGCGGAAATATTGGGATTCCCGCTTTGTCATTGTTGAATGAAGATTGTGAACTTTATGTATTAGAGCTTTCTAGTTTTCAGCTTGAGACAACTTATAGCTTAAAAGCTGCGGCTGCGACTATCTTGAACGTGACTGAAGATCATATGGATCGCTATATGGATTTAGAAGATTATCGCCAAGCAAAATTACGCATTTATCATAATGCTAAAGTAGGTGTGTTGAACAATGAAGATAGGCTGACTTTTGGGGAAAACGAAAATCAAGCGAAACATACCGTTTCTTTTGCGGAAAATAGTGCGGATTATTGGCTAAAAACTGAAAATGGCAAGCAATATTTAATGGTAAAAGATGAAGTGATTTTACCTTGTGAAGAAGCTACATTGGTTGGTCGCCATAATTATATGAACATTTTGGCAGCAACAGCATTGGCACAAGCTATAGGTATTAATTTAGATTCAATTCGTGCCGCACTTCGCCATTTTAAAGGGTTAGATCATCGTTTTCAATTAGCGCATCAAGCTAATGGCATTCGTTGGATTAATGACTCTAAAGCAACAAATGTGGGGAGTACAGTTGCTGCATTGGCTGGGCTTTATATTGAGGGTAAATTGCATTTGTTGCTAGGCGGAGACGGAAAAGGGGCTAATTTTTCAGAATTAGCTGAATTAATTAATCAACCACACATTATTTGTTATTGTTTTGGTCGAGATGGTGCGCTGCTTGCAAAATTTTCATCACAAAGCTATTTGTTTGAAACAATGGAACAAGCGATAGAATTTTTACGCCCAACATTGCAAAGCGGAGATATGGTATTATTGTCGCCTGCTTGTGCAAGTCTCGATCAGTTTGCTTCTTTTGAAAAGCGCGGCGAAGAATTTACGCATTTAGCTCAATATTCAGTCTAA
- the mraY gene encoding phospho-N-acetylmuramoyl-pentapeptide-transferase, with product MLVWLAEYLVRYETAFNAISYITVRAILALLTALFISLWIGPKVIKRLQILKFGQEVRNDGPESHFAKKGTPTMGGVMILFSIGVSTLLWANLANPYIWVCLFVLFGYGAIGFVDDFRKITRKNTDGLIARWKYFWMSVVALVAILWLYWLGHDTDATRLVIPFFKDIMPQLGLFYIVLSYFVIVGTGNAVNLTDGLDGLAIMPTALVAGAFALIAWATGNVNFAEYLHIPYIKYSSEVVVFCTAIVGASLGFLWFNTYPAQVFMGDVGSLALGGALGVVAILVRQEFLLVIMGGVFVVEALSVILQVGSYKLRKQRIFRMAPIHHHFELKGWPEPRVIIRFWIISLMLVLMGLVTLKLR from the coding sequence ATGTTAGTCTGGCTTGCTGAATATCTTGTTCGTTACGAAACCGCCTTTAATGCGATTTCTTATATTACCGTCCGTGCAATTCTTGCATTATTAACCGCACTTTTTATCTCACTTTGGATTGGCCCTAAAGTAATCAAACGCTTGCAGATCTTAAAATTTGGCCAAGAAGTGCGAAATGATGGCCCTGAAAGTCACTTTGCAAAAAAAGGCACACCCACTATGGGCGGTGTGATGATTTTATTCTCTATTGGCGTAAGTACGTTATTATGGGCAAATCTTGCTAATCCGTATATTTGGGTTTGTTTATTTGTTTTATTTGGATACGGTGCAATTGGTTTTGTGGATGATTTCCGCAAGATTACCCGTAAAAATACTGATGGATTGATTGCTCGTTGGAAATATTTCTGGATGTCTGTGGTGGCATTAGTGGCAATCCTTTGGCTTTATTGGCTTGGTCACGACACTGATGCCACCCGTTTAGTGATTCCATTCTTTAAAGACATTATGCCTCAATTAGGTTTGTTCTATATTGTGTTATCTTACTTTGTGATTGTTGGCACGGGTAATGCAGTGAATTTAACCGACGGTTTAGATGGATTAGCGATTATGCCTACTGCGCTTGTTGCAGGTGCGTTTGCTTTAATTGCTTGGGCTACAGGTAACGTGAATTTCGCTGAATATTTGCACATTCCGTATATTAAATACAGTTCTGAAGTAGTGGTGTTCTGTACAGCTATTGTTGGCGCAAGTTTGGGATTCTTATGGTTTAATACTTATCCAGCTCAAGTATTTATGGGGGACGTGGGTTCTCTAGCATTAGGTGGCGCGCTGGGTGTCGTAGCAATTCTTGTTCGTCAGGAATTTTTGCTTGTGATAATGGGTGGCGTATTTGTTGTTGAAGCGCTCTCTGTTATTTTGCAAGTAGGGTCTTATAAGTTACGCAAACAACGCATTTTTAGAATGGCACCGATTCATCATCATTTTGAATTGAAAGGATGGCCAGAACCAAGAGTGATTATTCGGTTTTGGATTATTTCCTTAATGTTAGTGTTGATGGGATTAGTAACCTTGAAGTTGCGTTAA
- the murF gene encoding UDP-N-acetylmuramoyl-tripeptide--D-alanyl-D-alanine ligase, whose translation MIKLSTVQLAQILQAKLIGDENVQVEEINTDTRKSVSNSLFFALKGEKFDAHQYLDQAVSQGALALVVQQENSSISVPQLVVKDTRIALGELAKWLREKINPRTVAMTGSSGKTTVKEMTASILQHTAADSEAVLFTNGNFNNDIGVPLTLLRLTEKHRFAVIELGANHQNEINYTTKLVQPNAALINNIAPAHLEGFGSLVGVVQAKGEIYRGLTKNGVAIINAEHNHLDIWQKEISNHAIQYFNGKDYSVKNVQGNEQGSTFTLVSPQGEIDISLPYLGEHNVKNALAATALAMNVGATLADVKAGLEQRSQVKGRLFPIQVTPNLLLLDDTYNANKDSLCSAIDVLKNYDAFRILCVADMKELGENSLAIHREVGQYINLVNLDLVCSYGNESAVISEAVLGKHFTDKTEMVDFLVPLIENQLQQNKKVVVLGKGSRSMKMEDVIYSLKDKIKC comes from the coding sequence ATGATTAAACTCTCTACTGTACAACTTGCACAGATTCTTCAAGCTAAATTAATTGGCGATGAAAATGTGCAAGTTGAAGAAATTAATACAGATACTCGAAAAAGCGTATCAAATAGCTTATTTTTTGCTTTAAAAGGCGAAAAATTTGATGCTCATCAATATCTTGATCAAGCGGTGTCACAGGGTGCGCTTGCGCTTGTTGTTCAGCAAGAAAATTCATCCATTTCTGTTCCACAATTGGTGGTTAAGGATACCCGTATTGCCTTGGGTGAACTTGCAAAATGGTTACGTGAGAAAATTAATCCACGTACTGTGGCGATGACCGGCTCTTCTGGTAAAACCACGGTAAAAGAAATGACGGCAAGTATTTTGCAACATACCGCAGCAGATTCAGAAGCGGTACTTTTTACCAATGGTAACTTCAATAACGATATAGGTGTGCCTTTAACTCTACTTCGCTTAACAGAAAAACATCGTTTTGCTGTGATTGAACTTGGTGCAAATCATCAAAATGAAATCAATTACACCACAAAATTAGTTCAACCTAATGCCGCATTGATTAATAATATTGCGCCCGCACATTTAGAGGGGTTTGGTTCTTTAGTGGGAGTTGTTCAAGCAAAAGGCGAGATTTATCGAGGTTTAACAAAAAATGGTGTGGCGATTATCAATGCTGAACATAATCACTTAGATATTTGGCAAAAAGAAATCAGCAATCACGCCATTCAATATTTCAACGGCAAGGATTATTCCGTCAAAAATGTTCAAGGTAACGAACAAGGTTCAACCTTTACGTTAGTTTCTCCGCAAGGCGAAATTGATATTAGTTTGCCTTATCTTGGAGAGCATAATGTAAAAAATGCTTTAGCTGCTACCGCACTAGCGATGAATGTTGGTGCTACGCTTGCCGATGTCAAAGCTGGATTAGAACAACGTTCACAAGTGAAAGGGCGTTTATTTCCTATTCAAGTAACGCCTAATTTATTGTTATTAGATGATACTTATAACGCAAATAAAGATTCTCTCTGTTCGGCTATTGATGTCCTAAAAAATTATGATGCTTTCCGTATTCTATGTGTCGCAGATATGAAAGAATTGGGCGAAAATTCTCTCGCTATTCATCGTGAAGTTGGACAATATATTAATTTGGTAAATTTAGATTTAGTGTGTTCTTATGGCAATGAAAGTGCGGTTATTTCTGAGGCTGTTTTGGGCAAGCATTTTACGGATAAAACTGAAATGGTGGATTTCTTAGTTCCACTTATTGAAAACCAATTACAACAAAATAAAAAAGTTGTGGTGCTAGGAAAAGGCTCACGCTCAATGAAAATGGAAGATGTGATCTATTCATTAAAGGATAAAATTAAATGTTAG
- the murE gene encoding UDP-N-acetylmuramoyl-L-alanyl-D-glutamate--2,6-diaminopimelate ligase encodes MKKLTALFNLPELKNDIELHNMVLDSRKVKAGDLFVAIKGHQVDGNQFIDSALHSGASAVVSETELSSEHLTVEFIGNVPVVKYHQLSRHLSSLADVFYDSPSKNLTLVGVTGTNGKTTISQLLAQWVELLGHRAAVMGTIGNGLFGQIVEAKNTTGSAVEIESSLSTFKHAGADFTSIEVSSHGLAQHRVEALHFKAAIFTNLTRDHLDYHQSMENYAAAKKRLFTELDTQIKVINADDEIGYQWLTELPDAIAVSMNADFKVGSHQWMKAINIHYHFKGADITFESSWGNGVLHSPLIGAFNVSNLLLVMTTLLSFGYPLENLLATAKSLKGVCGRMEMIQYPNKPTVIVDYAHTPDALEKALIAAREHCQGELWCIFGCGGDRDRGKRPLMAQVAEQFAEKIIVTKDNPRTEPQSQIEADIVAGFKNMEKVGIIPDRAQAIQFAIESAVENDVILIAGKGHEHYQIIGSEVVHFSDQEIALDFLK; translated from the coding sequence ATGAAAAAACTCACCGCACTTTTTAATTTGCCTGAATTAAAGAATGATATAGAACTCCATAATATGGTGTTAGATAGCCGTAAGGTTAAAGCTGGCGATCTTTTTGTGGCGATAAAAGGTCATCAGGTGGATGGAAATCAATTTATTGATTCTGCTCTTCATTCTGGTGCGAGTGCGGTGGTTTCTGAGACAGAATTATCTAGCGAGCATTTAACTGTAGAGTTTATTGGGAATGTTCCCGTAGTGAAATATCATCAACTTTCACGTCATCTTTCGTCCTTAGCTGATGTTTTTTATGATTCGCCCTCTAAAAATTTAACCCTTGTTGGTGTTACAGGAACAAATGGCAAAACCACTATTTCTCAATTATTAGCGCAATGGGTGGAATTATTGGGGCATCGTGCGGCTGTGATGGGAACCATTGGTAATGGACTTTTTGGGCAAATTGTAGAAGCTAAAAATACGACAGGTTCAGCAGTAGAAATTGAGTCATCTCTTTCAACTTTCAAACACGCAGGTGCAGATTTTACCTCTATTGAAGTTTCATCACACGGTTTGGCGCAGCATCGTGTAGAAGCCTTGCATTTTAAAGCAGCAATTTTCACAAATTTAACCCGTGATCATCTAGATTATCATCAATCTATGGAAAATTATGCTGCGGCGAAGAAACGCTTGTTCACTGAATTAGATACCCAAATTAAAGTGATTAATGCTGATGATGAAATTGGATACCAATGGCTAACTGAACTACCTGATGCTATTGCCGTAAGTATGAATGCGGATTTTAAAGTAGGTTCACACCAATGGATGAAAGCAATAAATATCCATTATCATTTTAAAGGTGCAGATATTACTTTTGAATCTAGCTGGGGTAATGGTGTTTTGCATAGCCCATTAATTGGTGCTTTTAATGTAAGTAATTTATTATTAGTAATGACCACGTTGTTATCGTTTGGTTATCCATTGGAAAATTTACTCGCTACGGCGAAATCTTTAAAAGGAGTATGTGGAAGAATGGAAATGATTCAATATCCAAATAAACCAACCGTTATTGTAGATTATGCGCATACACCAGATGCGTTGGAAAAAGCGTTGATTGCTGCGCGTGAACATTGCCAAGGCGAATTATGGTGCATCTTTGGTTGTGGCGGAGACCGTGATAGAGGCAAACGTCCGTTAATGGCACAGGTTGCAGAGCAGTTTGCTGAAAAGATTATTGTGACAAAAGATAATCCACGAACAGAACCACAAAGCCAAATTGAAGCAGATATTGTCGCTGGCTTTAAAAATATGGAAAAAGTGGGGATTATTCCTGATCGCGCACAGGCAATCCAGTTTGCGATTGAAAGTGCGGTTGAAAATGATGTGATTTTAATTGCTGGAAAGGGTCACGAGCATTATCAAATTATTGGTTCGGAAGTTGTGCATTTTTCCGACCAAGAAATTGCACTTGATTTCTTAAAATAA